Proteins from a genomic interval of Papaver somniferum cultivar HN1 chromosome 4, ASM357369v1, whole genome shotgun sequence:
- the LOC113276030 gene encoding LRR receptor-like serine/threonine-protein kinase FEI 1, translated as MSMGFMLIWVFSTITLLSTCSLALTEDGITLLEIKRSFNHTKGFLNNWRPTDDSPCGWTGIFCNHNGSRVSSISLPYMQLGGIISPSIGKLSSLQRLALHQNSLHGLIPPEIANCKELRSMYLRGNYLQGGIPPEFGKLSYLTILDLSSNSLKGTIPPSIGYLRQLHFLNLSTNFFSGAIPDVGVLSTFRKNSFIGNLDLCGPQIMKPCQGSLGFPAVLPHGPHAESEEAPAPTKQSFRYLKGILIGAMSAVGLAIVILFCFFGIRLLSKKERAAKRYNEVKKQAAMNERTKVVTFHGDLPYSSSDIVEKLESLDVGDVLGSGGFGTVYKMVMNDRTTFAVKRIDKCLEGSDQTFERELEILASIKHVNLVNLRGYCKYPCAKLLIYDYLALGSLDHFLHETFQGKQPLNWNTRLGIALGSARGLAYLHHDCCPRIVHRDIKSSNILLDQNLEPHVSDFGLAQLLADEDAHVTTVVAGTFGYLAPEYLETGRATEKSDIYSFGVLLLELIAGKRPNDSAFVKRGLNIVGWMNTLVGENQIEDIVDSECTDADIATLEAILVIAARCTDANPDDRPSMNQVFQMLEEVTSPCPSEFYESHSDE; from the exons ATGAGCATGGGGTTTATGTTGATTTGGGTGTTTTCAACAATAACCCTTTTAAGCACTTGTTCTTTAGCTCTCACTGAAGATG GTATTACATTGTTGGAGATCAAAAGATCTTTCAATCATACTAAAGGGTTTCTCAATAACTGGAGACCTACGGATGATTCTCCTTGTGGTTGGACTGGTATCTTTTGCAATCATAATGGCAGCAGAGTCAGCTCAAT AAGCCTGCCTTACATGCAACTTGGAGGCATCATATCTCCAAGCATTGGAAAGCTCagcagtttgcaaagatt GGCCCTCCATCAAAATAGCTTGCATGGGTTAATTCCTCCTGAAATTGCTAATTGCAAGGAACTCAGATCAAT GTACTTGAGAGGTAATTACCTTCAAGGAGGCATACCACCAGAATTTGGAAAACTTTCTTACCTCACGATATT AGATTTATCCAGCAATTCGCTCAAGGGAACCATTCCACCTTCTATTGGTTATCTCAGACAATTGCACTTTCT GAACCTATCGACAAACTTTTTTTCTGGTGCTATTCCGGATGTTGGAGTCCTAAGCACTTTCAGGAAGAACTC TTTTATTGGGAACTTAGATCTCTGTGGCCCTCAGATTATGAAACCATGTCAAGGTTCACTGGGGTTTCCTGCAGTGTTACCACACGGTCCACACGCTGAAAGTGAAGAAGCACCAG CCCCTACTAAACAGTCCTTTCGTTATCTTAAAGGGATCCTTATTGGAGCAATGTCAGCAGTGGGTCTAGCCATTGTTATATTATTTTGTTTCTTTGGTATTCGCTTACTTTCAAAGAAAGAAAGAGCAGCAAAAAGATACAACGAAGTCAAAAAACAAGCAGCAATGAATGAAC GCACTAAAGTGGTCACATTCCATGGCGATCTTCCATATTCTTCGAGTGATATTGTAGAAAAGCTCGAGTCACTTGATGTTGGGGATGTGCTTGGATCTGGAGGATTTGGTACTGTATACAAGATGGTGATGAATGATCGTACTACATTTGCTGTAAAAAGGATCGATAAATGTCTTGAAGGTTCAGATCAAACTTTTGAGAGAGAGCTTGAGATATTGGCTAGCATTAAACACGTAAACCTTGTCAATTTGCGAGGTTATTGCAAGTATCCTTGTGCCAAGCTTCTGATATATGATTATCTAGCATTGGGCAGTTTAGATCATTTCCTGCATG AAACCTTTCAAGGGAAGCAACCCTTGAACTGGAATACTCGTTTAGGAATAGCTCTTGGCTCTGCTCGAGGACTGGCATACTTACACCATGATTGTTGTCCACGGATTGTTCACCGAGACATCAAATCAAGCAATATCCTCCTTGATCAAAACCTGGAGCCTCATGTTTCTGATTTTGGTCTTGCCCAGCTTTTGGCAGATGAGGACGCCCATGTAACCACTGTAGTTGCAGGCACTTTTGGTTACTTGGCACCAG AGTACCTTGAAACTGGTAGAGCTACTGAGAAGTCGGACATTTATAGCTTTGGAGTACTATTGTTGGAACTCATAGCCGGAAAGAGGCCAAATGATTCAGCTTTTGTAAAGAGAGGCTTGAATATTGTGGGCTGG ATGAACACTTTAGTGGGAGAGAACCAAATAGAGGATATAGTGGACAGCGAGTGCACTGATGCAGACATAGCTACATTAGAAGCCATTCTTGTCATAGCAGCAAGGTGTACTGATGCAAATCCAGATGATCGCCCCTCAATGAATCAGGTCTTTCAAATGCTTGAGGAGGTCACTTCACCTTGCCCTAGTGAGTTCTATGAGTCTCATTCAGATGAATAA